In one Umezawaea sp. Da 62-37 genomic region, the following are encoded:
- a CDS encoding exonuclease SbcCD subunit D — MRILHTSDWHLGRVLYKVPRAADHDVVLAEILAVAWEEKPDLIIHSGDLFDHSHPGLSDLERAITVLRELGSIAPVVVVRGNHDTEQLFRFLTLVLGADSQVHLIDRPLHPQHGGVLRFSLPDRTTARLAVLPFVHENRAVEAFEDPRTWRKAYTERVSAIERELVAELERDFDPRREIALFAAHLHIGGVDFAGSERRAHACEYYETSTDALPTTVSYAAFGHIHKPQELPSAKVTGRYAGSPLQLDFGEAGERKSVVLVDVEPDSPAKIRTIALSGGRQLRKFDGTLDDLRALAPSIGNDLCHITMHTPTHVPGLYDQVRDLLPEAVLVEFLPVCADRRLEMVTGDPTTHDADLDLSGLFREYLATTGTLSAPAEQVHQLFTTALTAIENDDDLILSVESALAEPLPGDEAVA, encoded by the coding sequence ATGAGAATTCTGCACACGTCCGATTGGCACCTCGGTCGCGTTCTGTACAAGGTACCCAGAGCCGCAGATCACGACGTGGTCCTAGCCGAGATCCTCGCTGTGGCATGGGAGGAAAAACCCGATCTGATCATCCATTCCGGCGACCTGTTCGACCACTCGCACCCAGGTCTGTCCGACCTCGAACGCGCGATCACCGTCCTGCGCGAGCTCGGCTCGATCGCTCCGGTCGTCGTGGTGCGCGGCAACCACGACACAGAGCAGCTCTTCCGATTCCTCACCCTCGTCCTCGGCGCAGATAGCCAGGTGCACCTGATCGACCGTCCTCTCCACCCCCAACACGGCGGCGTGCTGCGCTTCTCCTTGCCGGACAGAACTACCGCGCGACTCGCCGTGCTGCCGTTCGTGCACGAGAACCGCGCTGTCGAGGCCTTCGAGGACCCCAGGACGTGGCGCAAGGCCTACACCGAGCGCGTCAGCGCCATCGAACGAGAGCTGGTGGCGGAACTGGAGCGGGACTTCGATCCTCGCCGAGAGATCGCGCTGTTCGCGGCGCACCTGCACATTGGCGGTGTCGACTTTGCCGGGAGCGAGCGCCGCGCCCACGCGTGCGAGTACTACGAGACCAGCACCGACGCCCTACCAACAACGGTCTCCTATGCGGCGTTCGGCCACATCCACAAACCGCAGGAACTGCCGAGCGCCAAGGTGACCGGGCGCTACGCCGGATCGCCGCTTCAACTCGACTTCGGCGAGGCAGGTGAACGCAAGAGCGTGGTACTGGTGGACGTGGAACCGGACAGCCCAGCGAAGATCCGCACCATTGCGCTCAGCGGCGGCAGGCAGCTGCGCAAGTTCGATGGAACGTTGGACGACCTGCGTGCGCTCGCACCGTCGATCGGCAACGACCTCTGCCACATCACGATGCATACGCCGACTCACGTACCCGGTCTGTACGACCAGGTGCGCGACCTGCTGCCGGAAGCTGTTCTCGTCGAGTTCCTGCCAGTGTGTGCCGACCGCAGACTCGAGATGGTCACCGGTGACCCAACAACGCACGATGCCGATCTGGACCTCTCGGGACTGTTCCGCGAGTACCTGGCCACCACCGGCACGCTGTCGGCACCCGCCGAGCAGGTGCACCAGCTCTTCACTACCGCTCTGACCGCCATCGAGAACGACGATGACCTGATTCTCAGCGTGGAGTCCGCACTCGCGGAACCCCTTCCCGGAGACGAGGCCGTGGCATGA
- a CDS encoding SMC family ATPase: protein MKLKFKNLRSYRALREVDFTGRDLVAVIGDTGAGKSSLLEAVCFALYGRCTWDSRSAQGLIADGGDGTLAVELTFRMRDETWRVGRTTSVNNSPPSTHRLESLDNGTVLDGAGAVNAKIRNLVGLDLDTFLKAVLLPQGKFQELLHTKRSDRTGVLKSILGLDRIDEVRDQTTAAVNRLAPQLERLKGRRSALPTDIDHDIADAEHRLHQAQQEGARLEEVETDIAGLHDIKEEALRQARDLRTAARRLDKVPERVIERFDELVDRDVELCGQLTLAKKRMTAAREAEDAVELQFAAADEAGTGPTDTTKALTTFDSILSQFPAITAERRRLADEGTAIGDEEVALKRKESDLTGILANTLAAESALESAEADRESVRRELEAGAVLLANVREADLKATEAAAAVEQEEIACAAQVTLLKAAEDGEEEAKQALSIADLALENARRAEAAVHASTGVEPGEPCPVCERALPDDFHRPSSIGITEAQTTRKAAQARCTKASKALIGAVAAHGTAAGSLRAAQKKVEEVVAAREETLCLFEAEFVHRGIDADEDLILAALTEAVRVAEGEHKVCKGVAKTARDDLARNETALLEGRKALAQRRRAFTRAENALEKRWTALVQAHDELSTHFRVQGELTEVVAQERRELARLRNEELGEKSTRLAEIRVDLREARSEHENVSARQRTEVESPLAQLRQELLLLAEKTGDLAELLALPAAPDHPEDIAIAEESLWAKEVLDTVEALSRASKSKADRMAARAGNAQEQSASMLTAAGLADESELKNQLLESTVLKRDAKRDLDTARRKKPLCDELDRRIAQADPVLACLRDLCGLLTDSKFIHEVVRRRQLALLGIATRTLRSMTNDRFGFHENFLIVDGLTMQSRDVKTLSGGETFLASLALALALVELTAHGGARVEALFLDEGFGSLDADTLASTLDTLTAQADGGRLVTVISHMRAVAVNFDNVLSVESTFNGSTARWLTGEERDALATEHLARLLS from the coding sequence TTGAAGCTCAAGTTCAAGAACCTGCGGTCGTACCGAGCCCTGCGGGAAGTCGACTTCACCGGCCGCGACCTCGTGGCCGTCATCGGCGACACCGGTGCGGGCAAGTCCTCTCTGCTGGAAGCGGTGTGCTTCGCCCTGTACGGGCGCTGTACCTGGGACTCCCGCAGCGCGCAGGGTCTGATCGCGGACGGCGGAGATGGCACGCTTGCCGTCGAGCTGACCTTCCGCATGCGCGACGAGACGTGGCGAGTCGGGAGAACGACTTCGGTGAACAACTCGCCACCCTCGACGCACCGCCTGGAGTCGCTAGACAACGGCACGGTGCTCGACGGCGCGGGCGCGGTCAACGCGAAGATTAGGAACCTGGTCGGACTCGATCTCGACACCTTCCTCAAGGCGGTGTTGCTGCCGCAGGGCAAGTTCCAGGAACTCCTGCACACCAAGCGTTCTGACCGAACAGGAGTGCTCAAAAGCATCCTCGGACTCGACCGGATCGACGAGGTGCGTGACCAGACCACCGCGGCTGTCAACCGGCTGGCGCCTCAGCTCGAACGGCTCAAGGGCCGCCGCAGCGCACTTCCCACCGACATCGACCACGACATCGCAGACGCCGAACATCGGCTACACCAGGCGCAGCAGGAAGGTGCGCGGCTCGAGGAGGTGGAAACGGATATCGCCGGGCTTCATGACATCAAGGAAGAGGCCTTGCGTCAGGCCCGTGACCTCCGAACCGCCGCGCGACGTCTCGACAAAGTGCCGGAGCGTGTCATCGAGCGGTTCGACGAACTGGTGGACCGCGACGTCGAGCTGTGCGGACAGCTCACCCTCGCCAAAAAGCGGATGACCGCCGCGAGGGAAGCGGAAGACGCCGTCGAACTGCAGTTCGCGGCCGCTGATGAGGCTGGCACGGGACCGACGGACACCACCAAGGCGCTCACCACGTTCGACTCCATCCTCTCTCAGTTCCCGGCGATCACGGCGGAACGACGTCGGCTTGCCGACGAAGGCACCGCGATCGGAGACGAAGAGGTTGCCCTCAAAAGGAAGGAGAGCGACCTCACCGGAATTCTGGCCAACACGCTAGCCGCGGAGAGCGCCCTGGAGAGCGCGGAGGCCGACCGTGAGTCGGTACGGCGGGAGCTCGAGGCCGGCGCGGTGCTTCTCGCAAATGTGCGGGAGGCCGATCTCAAAGCCACCGAGGCTGCGGCAGCTGTCGAGCAGGAAGAAATCGCCTGCGCTGCGCAGGTGACGCTCTTGAAGGCCGCAGAGGATGGGGAGGAAGAGGCAAAACAGGCGCTCAGCATCGCCGACCTCGCCCTGGAAAACGCACGACGTGCTGAAGCGGCAGTCCACGCATCGACGGGCGTCGAACCGGGTGAGCCATGTCCCGTCTGCGAGCGCGCACTGCCGGACGACTTCCACCGCCCTTCCTCCATCGGGATCACCGAGGCGCAGACCACACGCAAGGCTGCTCAGGCGCGGTGCACCAAGGCATCCAAAGCTCTCATTGGGGCCGTCGCGGCGCACGGCACGGCGGCGGGCAGTTTGCGGGCCGCGCAGAAGAAGGTGGAGGAGGTTGTTGCGGCGCGGGAAGAAACGCTCTGCTTGTTCGAGGCCGAGTTCGTACATCGCGGCATTGATGCGGACGAGGACTTGATCCTCGCGGCGTTGACAGAGGCTGTCCGGGTGGCGGAGGGCGAGCACAAAGTCTGCAAGGGAGTCGCGAAGACTGCACGGGATGACCTCGCCAGGAACGAGACCGCACTGCTAGAAGGCAGGAAGGCGTTGGCGCAGCGCCGAAGGGCGTTCACCAGGGCCGAGAACGCCCTCGAGAAGCGGTGGACAGCTCTGGTCCAAGCACACGACGAGCTGTCAACGCATTTTCGCGTTCAGGGTGAGCTGACAGAGGTCGTCGCTCAGGAGCGCAGGGAACTCGCTCGCCTCCGCAACGAAGAGCTGGGCGAGAAGTCAACGCGACTGGCTGAGATTCGCGTTGATCTTCGCGAAGCCCGTTCCGAACACGAGAATGTGAGTGCACGACAGCGGACAGAGGTGGAAAGCCCGCTGGCGCAACTGCGCCAGGAGCTACTGCTGCTGGCCGAGAAGACAGGTGACCTGGCCGAGCTGTTGGCGCTGCCTGCCGCTCCAGATCATCCGGAGGACATAGCGATCGCCGAGGAATCCCTATGGGCGAAGGAAGTACTCGACACCGTCGAAGCTCTTTCGCGCGCTTCCAAATCCAAAGCGGATAGAATGGCCGCACGTGCAGGCAATGCTCAGGAGCAATCAGCAAGCATGCTCACTGCTGCCGGACTGGCGGATGAGTCGGAGCTAAAGAACCAGCTGCTCGAGTCGACGGTGCTGAAACGAGACGCAAAACGCGACCTGGACACGGCACGGCGGAAGAAGCCGCTGTGCGATGAGCTGGACCGCCGCATCGCCCAGGCAGACCCCGTGCTCGCTTGCCTTCGGGACCTGTGCGGTCTGCTGACTGACAGCAAGTTCATCCACGAGGTCGTGCGGCGCCGGCAGTTGGCGCTATTGGGGATCGCCACGCGCACGCTGCGGTCGATGACGAACGACCGCTTCGGTTTCCACGAAAACTTTCTGATTGTTGACGGCCTCACAATGCAGTCCCGCGACGTCAAGACACTTTCTGGAGGCGAGACGTTCCTGGCAAGTCTCGCGCTCGCGCTGGCGCTTGTGGAGCTCACCGCACATGGCGGTGCACGAGTCGAAGCTCTGTTCCTGGACGAGGGCTTCGGATCACTGGATGCGGATACCCTCGCCAGTACATTGGACACGCTCACCGCGCAGGCCGACGGCGGACGGCTGGTCACCGTGATCAGCCATATGCGCGCAGTCGCGGTCAACTTCGACAACGTGCTGTCCGTCGAATCCACCTTCAACGGCAGCACCGCCCGCTGGCTCACTGGCGAAGAACGCGACGCTCTGGCCACCGAACACCTGGCCAGGCTTCTGAGCTGA
- a CDS encoding AAA domain-containing protein: MSRSPANEADAVVRAVLADFTSRRHLGVVVDSPPGAGKSTLVVGSAIDLAAAGECVMVVAQTNAQADDLVARMTLRAPDVIIGRLCGQDHLAIARALHRGCSNVLVRDKFTDLGDALIIVAPAAKWDFVRDVRMPWAIIDEAYQMRSDMLLRLAPRFERALFVGDPGQLDPFTVIDNDRWTGLRWDPMQSAVAAMLRNNTHLPQHQLPYSWRLSTRAAPPVSDAFYPFTPFEPATTSDQRGLEFNTRGLGGGAVDETLDVAARSGWALHELPARHTVRTDAEAVDATARLALRVLERGATAWSETEPGGAPVTAERIAVGAAHRDQVDAVRERLRQTAGGDRITVDTANRLQGSEYDFVIVLHPLSGRRDATSFHLEAGRLCVLTSRHRQACVVVARAGIQALLDSHPSSEPMHIDVPAKFPDGWEANHAMLAHLEPFRVRAA; this comes from the coding sequence ATGAGTCGTTCCCCGGCCAACGAAGCGGATGCGGTCGTTCGTGCGGTGCTGGCCGACTTCACCTCGCGACGGCACCTCGGTGTCGTCGTCGACTCCCCGCCGGGCGCGGGCAAGTCGACCCTGGTAGTGGGGTCGGCGATCGACCTCGCCGCCGCCGGTGAATGCGTCATGGTGGTCGCGCAGACCAACGCTCAGGCGGACGACCTGGTCGCCCGCATGACTCTGCGGGCACCCGACGTGATCATCGGCCGGCTGTGCGGCCAGGACCACCTGGCCATCGCGAGGGCCCTGCACCGGGGTTGTTCGAACGTTCTCGTCCGGGACAAGTTCACCGACCTCGGTGACGCGCTGATCATCGTCGCCCCAGCCGCCAAGTGGGACTTCGTGCGCGACGTGCGGATGCCGTGGGCAATCATCGACGAGGCATACCAGATGCGCTCCGACATGCTTCTACGCCTCGCCCCGCGGTTCGAACGCGCCTTGTTCGTGGGCGACCCTGGGCAGCTCGACCCGTTCACGGTCATCGACAACGACCGATGGACCGGCCTGCGGTGGGACCCGATGCAGAGCGCGGTCGCCGCCATGCTCCGCAACAACACGCACCTGCCACAGCACCAATTGCCCTACTCGTGGCGGTTGTCCACGCGCGCCGCACCGCCGGTGTCGGACGCCTTCTACCCGTTCACACCCTTCGAACCGGCCACCACCTCAGACCAGCGCGGTCTGGAGTTCAACACCCGCGGACTGGGCGGCGGTGCGGTCGACGAGACGCTCGACGTCGCCGCGCGAAGCGGCTGGGCCCTGCATGAACTGCCCGCACGCCACACAGTGCGCACCGACGCCGAGGCCGTCGACGCCACGGCCAGGCTCGCGCTGCGGGTGCTCGAACGGGGAGCGACCGCGTGGTCCGAGACCGAACCCGGCGGGGCGCCGGTCACCGCCGAGCGGATCGCCGTCGGAGCCGCGCATCGTGACCAGGTAGACGCTGTCCGCGAACGTCTGCGCCAGACGGCTGGCGGCGACCGGATCACCGTGGACACGGCCAATCGTTTGCAGGGCAGTGAATACGACTTCGTCATCGTGCTGCACCCGTTGTCCGGCCGTCGCGACGCAACGAGTTTCCACCTCGAGGCCGGCCGGCTCTGCGTCCTCACGTCCCGGCATCGGCAAGCTTGCGTCGTGGTCGCGAGGGCCGGAATCCAGGCGCTGCTCGACAGCCACCCGTCCAGCGAACCGATGCACATCGACGTTCCGGCGAAGTTCCCCGACGGCTGGGAAGCCAACCACGCCATGCTCGCGCACCTCGAGCCCTTTCGCGTGCGCGCCGCCTGA
- a CDS encoding AAA family ATPase, which produces MHLSKLMIRGLRASAEHDLEVRLPGRFAVLIGANSAGKTTVAEALQLAHTKVFPRLPAPTAAVLGEGERSVEVEYSFSRTEQDEGMLGQAIQAQAGITAPGTTAAAWTRELSRDLGRVATRTLVPHDAMDSIRLVYLPAWRNPVDELARREARVLVELLRAQRQNAGHGRNLAGLRARASALLEQLAADSLIGAVEERIAAHLQSLSAGVSRNWPYVRGQVIDDNYLARVLELMLAVLEGRQHARPLEVSGLGYVNLLHIAVTLAAIPDQQLVFAPPADGDTSEEEPVDPADAEARLLQARAERDSEEDSFFPSRPLHVTVLIEEPEAHLHPQLQHSLARYLQRIARQRPELQIILSSHATDIITSCSPEDIVVMRRLQDGRRVSRGIAELDIPDRAEVMRKTRLHLDASRSAALFAERLLLVEGVTDAALVREFGWVWSSADVDKQSFIDALSIVPMGTKVGSWAVRLLATRGHELCSRLAVLRDSDKPLEESPTLPSWLTTHAHDPDVVKVVHSHPTLEPSITTGNEALIAAALEDLEIDRPNPLDVAAVHLLFRSARKKTKIRDATPSGPAASRKGEFALALAGRLSDQRHSGSLTAAVPTHFTEIFEFLYATDEPTAQAEPAEDPANEPT; this is translated from the coding sequence GTGCACCTGAGCAAACTCATGATCCGAGGACTGCGCGCCAGCGCAGAACACGATCTCGAAGTCCGTCTGCCTGGCCGTTTCGCAGTGCTGATCGGTGCCAACAGCGCCGGCAAGACCACAGTCGCCGAGGCACTGCAACTTGCACACACCAAGGTATTTCCCAGACTGCCCGCGCCAACCGCAGCCGTTCTGGGCGAGGGCGAACGCTCGGTAGAAGTCGAGTACTCGTTCTCACGCACTGAGCAGGATGAAGGAATGCTGGGTCAGGCCATCCAAGCTCAGGCTGGCATCACAGCACCTGGTACGACAGCCGCAGCCTGGACACGCGAGTTGAGCCGCGACCTCGGGAGAGTGGCCACCAGAACGCTGGTCCCTCACGACGCGATGGACTCGATCCGTCTGGTCTACCTGCCGGCATGGCGAAACCCTGTCGACGAGCTAGCTCGCCGGGAAGCACGCGTCCTGGTCGAACTGCTTCGAGCGCAGCGCCAGAACGCTGGTCACGGACGTAACTTGGCCGGACTACGCGCCCGCGCCTCAGCGCTCCTCGAACAACTCGCCGCAGACAGCCTCATCGGGGCCGTGGAGGAGCGGATCGCGGCACACCTCCAGTCGTTGTCAGCGGGCGTCTCCCGTAACTGGCCCTACGTCCGCGGCCAGGTCATCGACGACAACTACCTCGCCAGGGTATTGGAGCTGATGCTCGCCGTACTCGAAGGGCGGCAGCACGCAAGGCCACTCGAAGTCTCCGGGCTGGGGTATGTCAACCTGCTGCACATCGCAGTCACGTTGGCGGCCATTCCAGATCAACAACTGGTGTTCGCACCCCCCGCTGATGGAGACACCTCCGAGGAGGAGCCAGTCGATCCCGCAGACGCGGAAGCAAGGCTGCTGCAGGCACGCGCGGAGCGCGACAGTGAGGAAGACTCGTTCTTCCCCTCACGTCCGCTGCATGTCACCGTTCTGATCGAAGAACCGGAAGCCCACCTTCATCCGCAGCTTCAGCACTCCCTTGCCCGGTATCTCCAGCGAATCGCGCGCCAACGTCCTGAGCTGCAGATCATCCTCTCCAGCCACGCCACCGACATCATCACCTCGTGTTCTCCCGAGGACATCGTCGTAATGCGTCGCCTGCAGGATGGCCGCCGAGTGAGCCGAGGCATCGCCGAACTCGACATCCCAGACCGCGCGGAGGTCATGCGTAAAACGAGACTGCACCTCGACGCGAGCCGATCGGCCGCGCTGTTCGCCGAACGACTACTGCTCGTCGAAGGGGTCACTGACGCCGCCCTCGTCCGGGAGTTCGGGTGGGTGTGGTCTAGTGCGGACGTCGACAAGCAGTCGTTCATCGACGCTTTGAGCATCGTTCCCATGGGCACTAAAGTCGGTTCGTGGGCAGTACGTCTCTTGGCCACCCGCGGGCACGAACTATGCAGTCGGCTAGCGGTGTTGCGCGATAGCGACAAGCCGCTGGAAGAGTCGCCAACCCTCCCAAGCTGGCTGACAACTCATGCTCACGACCCAGACGTCGTCAAGGTCGTGCACAGTCATCCCACGCTGGAGCCGTCCATCACCACCGGCAACGAGGCCTTGATCGCTGCCGCACTTGAGGATCTCGAGATCGACCGCCCGAACCCGCTCGATGTCGCCGCCGTGCATTTGCTCTTTCGCAGCGCCCGCAAGAAGACCAAGATAAGGGACGCGACACCTTCCGGCCCTGCCGCATCACGCAAGGGCGAGTTCGCACTCGCTCTGGCTGGACGTCTGTCGGACCAGCGACACTCAGGTTCTCTGACCGCGGCGGTGCCGACCCACTTCACCGAGATCTTCGAATTCCTCTACGCGACGGATGAACCCACGGCGCAGGCGGAACCTGCAGAAGACCCTGCGAACGAGCCGACATGA
- a CDS encoding IS1380 family transposase has product MVQDSKHSQIAVRADGTGLVSRAGVALLRELTINTGLGTGWSTALLDTYTGMPTHLPGRVLADLAVTIADGGDALTHLATLRDQDKLFGSVASDATAWRVLDRIDDDHLTRLRQVRAAARERAWAAGAGPDTTGGLVIDIDATITLAHSDKENAAKTWKKTFGFHPLLAYLDRPDLAGGEALAAILRPGSAGSNTAADHVTILTMALAALPGHARPDPANPAATHVSIRTDAAGATHEFARAIRDAGCGFSLGFPITPDVQAAVLAVPEHAWRPADDLDGRPRDGAWVTEITDLLDLTPWPTGSRVLIRRERPHPGAQLRFTDLDGHRFTAFVTDTVGGRPADLEVHHRSHARVEDRIRRGKATGLRNLPCRNYARNKAWLELALTAADLLTWAQALCFTGDLARCEPATFRYRICSIAAKLTRTARVLTLHLDREWPWATQLATAFTRLRTAPWPA; this is encoded by the coding sequence TTGGTGCAGGATAGCAAGCACTCGCAGATCGCCGTCCGCGCGGACGGCACCGGCCTGGTCTCGCGTGCCGGAGTCGCGCTGCTACGGGAACTCACGATCAACACCGGCCTGGGAACCGGCTGGTCCACAGCACTGCTCGACACCTACACAGGCATGCCGACCCACCTGCCAGGGCGGGTACTGGCCGACCTCGCGGTGACCATCGCCGACGGCGGCGACGCGTTGACGCATCTGGCGACCCTGCGCGACCAGGACAAACTGTTCGGGTCGGTGGCCAGTGACGCCACAGCGTGGCGAGTACTCGACCGGATCGACGACGACCACCTCACCCGCCTGCGACAGGTGCGCGCGGCAGCACGGGAACGAGCCTGGGCCGCCGGAGCGGGACCCGACACCACCGGCGGCCTGGTGATCGACATCGACGCCACGATCACCCTCGCGCACAGCGACAAGGAGAACGCGGCGAAAACCTGGAAGAAGACCTTCGGATTCCACCCGCTCCTGGCCTACCTCGACCGCCCCGACCTCGCCGGCGGGGAAGCACTGGCCGCGATCCTGCGACCGGGCTCGGCCGGATCCAACACCGCCGCCGACCACGTCACGATCCTCACGATGGCGTTGGCCGCGCTGCCCGGCCACGCCCGCCCCGACCCCGCGAACCCGGCCGCGACACACGTGTCGATACGCACCGACGCCGCCGGCGCGACCCACGAATTCGCCCGCGCGATCCGCGACGCGGGCTGCGGCTTCTCCCTCGGATTCCCCATCACCCCCGACGTCCAGGCCGCCGTCCTCGCGGTCCCCGAGCACGCCTGGAGACCAGCCGACGACCTCGACGGCCGGCCGCGGGACGGGGCGTGGGTCACCGAGATCACCGACCTGCTCGACCTGACACCCTGGCCGACCGGGTCACGGGTCCTGATCCGTCGGGAACGACCGCATCCCGGCGCGCAACTACGGTTCACCGACCTCGACGGGCACCGGTTCACCGCGTTCGTCACCGACACCGTCGGCGGACGACCGGCCGATCTGGAAGTCCACCACCGAAGCCACGCCCGAGTCGAGGACCGTATCCGCCGCGGCAAGGCCACCGGCCTGCGCAACCTCCCCTGCCGGAACTACGCCAGGAACAAGGCGTGGCTGGAACTGGCCCTGACCGCAGCCGACCTGTTGACCTGGGCCCAGGCGCTGTGTTTCACCGGTGATCTCGCCCGCTGCGAACCGGCGACTTTCCGTTACCGGATCTGTTCCATCGCCGCGAAACTCACCCGCACCGCCCGTGTCCTGACCCTGCATCTGGACCGTGAGTGGCCCTGGGCTACCCAGTTGGCGACCGCGTTCACCCGCCTGCGCACCGCACCGTGGCCCGCCTGA
- a CDS encoding IS5 family transposase (programmed frameshift) — protein sequence MNDVEKWCPEPLWLLAQPLLPDAPQRHQCGGRRRLDDRVVLAAILYVLQTGCAWSALPASFGVSCPTAHRRFSEWVEADVFARLHQAMLDLLGLAGAIDWSRASVDAMQVRAVKGGNLTGPSPVDRGKPGSKIHAISDRGGLPLAVGVSAANRNDHLELEAVVDAVAPVKGPVGRPRRRPRKLHADKGYDYPSCRKLLRRRGVLARIARRGIESSKKLGRHRYVIERTLEWVSRFRRLARRYERKAAHYLAFIQLACAVICYRRAIKLDLLTNNNPK from the exons ATGAACGACGTAGAGAAGTGGTGTCCGGAACCGTTGTGGCTGCTGGCGCAGCCGTTGCTGCCCGATGCGCCGCAACGCCACCAGTGTGGGGGTCGGCGGCGTCTGGACGATCGTGTTGTCCTGGCGGCCATCCTGTACGTGTTGCAGACCGGATGTGCCTGGTCAGCGCTACCGGCGTCGTTCGGGGTCAGTTGCCCGACCGCGCATCGCCGGTTCTCCGAGTGGGTCGAGGCGGACGTGTTCGCCAGGTTGCACCAGGCGATGCTGGACCTGCTCGGCCTGGCCGGGGCTATCGACTGGTCACGTGCCTCGGTGGATGCCATGCAGGTCCGGGCGGTAAAAGGGGGGA ATCTGACCGGGCCCAGCCCGGTCGACCGAGGCAAACCCGGTTCCAAGATCCACGCGATCAGCGACCGCGGTGGTCTCCCGCTGGCGGTGGGCGTGTCTGCGGCCAACCGCAACGACCACCTCGAACTGGAGGCCGTCGTCGATGCCGTGGCCCCGGTCAAAGGCCCTGTCGGCAGGCCTCGTCGCAGACCGCGCAAGCTCCACGCGGACAAGGGCTACGACTACCCTTCCTGCCGTAAGTTATTGCGCCGACGGGGCGTCCTCGCCCGGATCGCCCGCCGGGGCATCGAGTCGTCCAAGAAGCTGGGCCGCCATCGCTACGTCATCGAACGGACCCTGGAATGGGTTTCCCGGTTCCGCCGTCTCGCCCGCCGCTACGAACGCAAGGCAGCCCACTACCTGGCATTCATCCAGCTTGCCTGCGCGGTCATCTGCTACCGCCGAGCCATCAAACTTGACTTGCTTACCAACAACAACCCCAAATGA
- a CDS encoding UvrD-helicase domain-containing protein: MTSIASPSDARPKNLTDEQAAASGSLERRLFIDAGPGTGKTTVAAQRFGALRFVPESRTDHRAIIAVSFTRAATWALKQRVRRIWGPAALTWPHRIVTLDTIMCELLHDLLRAGLLRWPNGHTELTVIDSWNALAQTKWTRETYKVYVDAADVKFAKVHLEGGARVPLTEIGKHLADGVCTHQDVRDALENALKDETMAARARDRLKISAKALIVDEVFDANDLDIAIIELATQAGDVTPLG, encoded by the coding sequence ATGACGTCGATTGCGTCGCCCAGTGACGCCCGCCCCAAGAACCTGACGGACGAGCAGGCTGCCGCAAGCGGCAGCCTGGAACGGCGGCTGTTCATCGACGCGGGTCCCGGCACCGGCAAGACAACCGTTGCGGCGCAACGCTTCGGAGCTCTCCGTTTCGTTCCAGAGTCTAGAACCGACCATCGCGCGATCATCGCCGTGAGCTTCACCAGAGCAGCCACATGGGCTCTGAAGCAGCGAGTGAGACGTATCTGGGGTCCGGCCGCCCTCACGTGGCCGCACCGCATCGTCACTCTCGACACAATCATGTGCGAACTCCTGCATGACCTTCTTCGCGCCGGCCTCCTCCGATGGCCCAATGGGCACACCGAGCTCACGGTCATCGACAGCTGGAATGCGCTGGCGCAGACGAAGTGGACCAGAGAAACCTACAAGGTGTATGTCGACGCTGCGGACGTGAAGTTTGCCAAAGTGCATCTCGAAGGTGGCGCGCGCGTACCGCTGACAGAGATCGGCAAGCATCTCGCCGACGGCGTCTGCACCCATCAGGATGTCCGGGACGCGCTTGAGAACGCCTTGAAGGACGAGACCATGGCAGCGCGCGCCCGTGACCGCCTAAAGATAAGCGCGAAAGCATTGATCGTCGACGAGGTGTTCGACGCCAATGATCTCGACATTGCCATCATCGAGCTAGCCACTCAAGCCGGTGACGTGACCCCATTGGGTTGA